The following proteins are co-located in the Vigna angularis cultivar LongXiaoDou No.4 chromosome 2, ASM1680809v1, whole genome shotgun sequence genome:
- the LOC108328512 gene encoding uncharacterized protein LOC108328512 has product MGGGDYIVPHGTEEDSCSEENSLWFSSHSSFGIGDSMILQGESNKIESGSIYGEIDEESTNPSTVNLEVTEKIKPSNYLQCCCDELKIHKRDLKREKQKILRYKLGAWIEKVGGLERSDYDVPKTTCLLMVGPTGSGKSSLINRISKVLEDDKFAPPRAQESYNSYTENGTYFLQEYMMPRSSNSFCLYDTRSLSYNLDKDKDENIRMMNGWMTKGVRHGELAVRKTDNERLRKSLESKAHKKGYFSSETRKVNFVIYVVNGLLVLKAMKNAGALETQYVETIVSTFKCPFLSFKDDKPVLVFTHGDLLSHTERAHVRGHLGRVLGIPPTKQIFDIPDCDCPVTVSAIVGMLRYSLAHADRNFPRKCIVEDKVHKVSLSIYMIMLILGIGVAIGFAQNTEGYVPHPKTRVLKSKPKIEWHKIRHIW; this is encoded by the exons ATGGGTGGTGGTGATTATATTGTTCCTCATG GTACAGAGGAAGATTCTTGCTCCGAGGAAAATTCTCTCTGGTTTTCATCTCATTCCTCATTTGGTATCGG GGACAGTATGATCTTGCAGGGTGAAAGCAACAAGATAGAAAGCGGGTCGATTTACGGTGAAATTGATGAAGAAAGCACAAATCCTTCTACGGTTAATCTTGAAGTCACTGAAAAGATAAAACCTAGTAACTACCTACAATGTTGTTGTGATGAATTGAAGATTCATAAAAGGGATTTGAAGAGGGAGAAACAAAAGATTTTGAG ATATAAGCTTGGAGCATGGATTGAGAAGGTTGGTGGCTTAGAGAGAAGTGATTATGATGTACCAAAGACAACATGCCTCTTAATGGTTGGTCCAACTGGATCTGGGAAAAGTAGTCTCATAAATAGAATCTCTAAAGTGCTTGAGGATGACAAATTTGCACCACCAAGAGCACAAGAATCAT ATAACTCATATACAGAGAATGGAACATACTTCCTGCAGGAGTATATGATGCCAAgatcttcaaattctttttgtTTGTATGATACACGCAGTTTGTCATATAACTTGGACAAAGATAAAGATGAGAACATTAGAATGATGAATGGTTGGATGACAAAAGGTGTCCGTCATGGAGAGCTTGCTGTCAG GAAAACAGACAATGAGAGATTGAGGAAAAGTCTGGAGAGCAAAGCTCACAAGAAAGGTTACTTTTCCAGTGAGACAagaaaagttaattttgtaatatatgttGTTAATGGTCTTCTGGTTCTGAAAGCAATGAAGAATGCTGGTGCTTTGGAGACACAGTACGTTGAAACAATTGTTTCTACTTTCAAATGCCCATTCCTATCATTTAAAG ATGACAAACCAGTACTGGTTTTCACTCATGGGGATCTCCTTTCACACACTGAGCGTGCTCATGTACGAGGACATCTGGGAAGAGTATTGGGAATTCCACCCACCAAGCAAATATTTGACATCCCAG ATTGTGATTGTCCAGTAACTGTGTCTGCCATAGTTGGAATGCTACGATATAGTCTTGCACATGCTGACAGAAATTTTCCTCGGAAATGCATTGTTGAGGATAAG GTTCATAAGGTATCTCTGTCAATATACATGATTATGCTGATTTTAGGAATAGGAGTGGCTATTGGCTTTGCACAAAATACAGAAGGATATGTTCCACATCCAAAAACAAGAGTTCTCAAGAGCAAGCCAAAGATAGAGTGGCATAAAATTAGGCACATATGGTAG